The sequence TGACGGAACTTGCGGTTGATCTTCGTCTTGTATTTGCGAATCTGGCGCTCCAGTTTTTCCACGACCAAATCCAGCGAAGCGTACATGTCATCACTGGCTTCTTCTGCCCGAACCAAAACCCCCGGGAGCGGAATGGTCACTTCCACCTTGTGCTCATCCCGCTGAACGGCAAGGCGCACATTGACGGCCGACTCCAGAGGGGTGTCAAAATACCGTTCCAGCCTGCTCAATTTCTTTTCGGCATATTCCCGGAGCGCAGGGGTCACCTCAAGATTGTTACCGCGAATGTTGAACTTCACAGCGATTCTCCCTTCGCGTCATTCTAGCCTGATCCTTTCACCTATTCATTTCCCTTCCCTCCGCTGAACAAAACGCTTGTTCAATATGAAACAATATTCCATTCAATTCCTTTTGATTCCGACAAAAAAAACGACCCCCCTCTTCTGGTCAAGCCCCAAAAATGTAGACACGTAAAAACACCCGGCTTATGCGGCGTGCTGACGCCTGTATTCTACAGGCGTCAGCTTGTTTAATTTCAGTTGAAGCCGCTCCTCGTTGTAAAAACGAATATACCTTTGAATTAGGATTTGAGCCTGCTCAGTATCTTGGATATGATGGTGTTGGAGAGCTTCTGTCTTTAAGTGGGAGAAGAAGCT is a genomic window of Planifilum fulgidum containing:
- the hpf gene encoding ribosome hibernation-promoting factor, HPF/YfiA family, which translates into the protein MKFNIRGNNLEVTPALREYAEKKLSRLERYFDTPLESAVNVRLAVQRDEHKVEVTIPLPGVLVRAEEASDDMYASLDLVVEKLERQIRKYKTKINRKFRQEGGLRSQWKDPDAHNGEAEVEEDAPEVVRIKRFSLKPMDVEEAILQMDMLGHNFFVFSNADTNRVNVVYRRRDGRYGLIEPE
- a CDS encoding IS3 family transposase; the encoded protein is MLAQFGLRSSMSRRGNCLDNAPIESFFSHLKTEALQHHHIQDTEQAQILIQRYIRFYNEERLQLKLNKLTPVEYRRQHAA